From the genome of Pleuronectes platessa chromosome 19, fPlePla1.1, whole genome shotgun sequence:
aggaagtgacatgttttaaactTTTTGAACTGCtccctggctgctttacaatatatagCTCAAAGGAGCTGTATATATAAAAGATCACTTCAAAGGATTCATTAAGCAAATAATTCTatgttgtcagtttgctttaatgtcacagtgtcagaaTCCTTAGATGTCTTAGATTTAAAGATGAAAAATGTTTACtatctgaaaagagaaaaagtgtttttgacctgaaccAATCTATTCGTCTAATATAGTGATATtgatagcaccacctactgccaaaaggaggtaagcctcgttttaaaactaaattcgatttagataaagttttcaCTATTGGGTCTACTTGATGGGGTGGACTGTAATGCGTGATTAGTGAGCGTGGTCCAGCGGTACATgacagacgcaggaagtgaagcgtttatccttgccgcagtgcgcaaaacgcatgcaatgtGAAGTTGTGCTCTTGGTCATTGATCGCTCTCTCcatcgaccgcaacaggcttgaaattgcctgtgctcggacCCTTTAGTGCTACGACGTAGCCCTAGTATTATAGGTATTATTATTTGAGTCATGGGAAAGTATTCATACCAAACTCTTGTGATCAGCGTTTGCATTTCGCATCTCTCTGGTGGCtgcatttaaaacataaaaatttaaaaaatcagaTTTCCTCTGAATATATTTGAAGTTCCCCCTGCAGGGGCACTATTCATCTCTCTACTTGGCATTAGCCCAAGAAATACAGTATTGGTTGGGCTATTGAGACACTTTAAATATCACTTAGACATGATATTAGAGTTGCAAGGAAGAGGCAATTGATTTATTACTATTTTGTGATGCTAactcatttgtatttttattcactTTACTGACCTAATGATTTATTGAGGAATAATCCTTTGTTTCAGTCTTAAAAAGTTTTCAATACAAGcccctttttttattatcttgaTTTTTTCCCCAGCCGTAGAATAATTTCAGAGAATGTCGAAGCCGGTATTTTAAAGTCCATTATAAATTAACCTAACAGTACATATCCTGTATTAATTACATAATTCCACTCTTCAGAATGGCACGCAGATTTAACCCTGAATGCAATACTTCATGAATTTAAGGTGAGAATAGAGTGACCTAGAGggcaaaagaaaagaggaggtggATGCAGTACACATGACGCACACTCTCACACCAGCAGTCCCTCGTCTGTTTCATCATCCTGTCGCTCTTTTACATCAGTACCAAGTGGCCAGAGAGCAGCTCCCTGAACAAAAGCTCTCTGTGTCAGTATGCAGCTGCAGCTTCCGTGATGCCCTATTCGGATGCATGACCTAGTGTTTAGGGGCTTGGAGCTTGAGCCACAaactaaggggggggggggggggtttgaggaTATTCATCTGATTTAATTTTAGTGTAGCATTTGAGCCCCACTCCAAATATTTGTCCATTTACTTCAACCAGCTCTTTGTCCTTACTGGCTTCAGGCCAACTATAGCAGGGGAGGTCTTGTACACAGTGCTTGTCATCCCCTCTGtgcccacccccctcccctcattgCTTGGACTGCTCCATTTCGCATCTGAAAAAATCTGATAGTTGGTGAAGTGTTCTTCATGCCAGGGACTGCTGTAGCCTCAGCGCACACAGAATACTGTAGCTCCTGGACCACTTGAGGTAATATCTCGTGCTAAGTTTGATCCTTTTCGTGTATCAGCACATTTGCTGTTACCTTGTCCTGAAAATACATTTCTCAACAGCCATGCAGATGCCTCTTCCAGAAGTACTTGTGATGTCTTTGTGGATGATCATGCAGTTTTGTGTtcatcttaaaaaatatatatttaaacaaatcttTAGCCATTAAAGCAGCAGTAATGGTTTTAATTGGTATAGTTAAAATAATATTCTATATACGTTTTTAAAAgatcaaaaatgtgtttttaaacataGGAATGTGTATCTATTCACAATACTTTTTCTTACAGAGCAAACAGATGGACAAGAAAGAGTCCAGTGATCTCCTAAATAACGTATCACTAATTAAAGGtaaaccagtttttttttctctctaaaaTGGACAGCAATTATTGTTATAAAGTTAAAACTTGGTGATATTTGGTGTTGTTTTGCTCGTCAAATCAAATATATCTTACCTGACACAGCATATCTTGCTATCACACAAGAGGGTTGATAAAAAGCATGAGTCACAGTTCAAATTTGTGTCTGGACCATCAAGGACAGTTTGGAGGCTTTAGAGCATACAGTGCTGTGGATGGCCTTGTTTTAGAGGCTGATTTCTCCAGTGTCAACACCTAATCAGAAGATGGAGTCTCTTTTCACAGAGAGCACATCCTCTGACTAATATGTCTCCTGCTCTGACATTCAGGGAGATGGACTCAAATAAAATCCAGGGAGTAATGGAGGAATGGGTGCCACATGGAGGACATAAAAAATCAACCGTATACGACTTACTGTATGAGACCATATCTGCGAGCATGTTACTGAACGAATCAATTTTGCATGATAGATGCATTTGTAATGCCACACTGCATAGCTTATAGGAGGCGAAAAGCAAACTGTCCTCGCAACAAAAATAGCTCAGTCATTTCATTATAATTAGATGTTTATCTGTTTCGGTCATATACAGCACATGTTCTAACTGTAAATATCACCTTCTGGCAGTAAGGATTAACAGTTTTATAGATTCACTGAATACTGGAGGCTTTCAGTGGTCGAGCGGCACTAACCCTATGATTCGGTGAAGGAATGCCGTCACATTCATTGGGAAGGAAACCGGCAGCGGGGAAAGATAGACCATGATGGCTGTAGCCTTCGGCGCTTGAGCTAAAAAAAGACTTTCCCCTTCAATGTTTTTCTGTCATCAGTTGAGGCAGTGTGATGCTGCTCATTTCCCCCGACCAGTCAGAGACGTATTTTTACCCCAAGTCTAATCCCATTATTATTTTGTCAGGTGTCATCCTCTGATCCGGCGACATAATGGCTATAATTACTAATGTTACTAAAGATAACACGTTGGGTGCCCTTGACCGAGTTACTCTTTCTCCCTCGTGCTGTCTTCAGAGGACTTTCATCCTTCACACAAACTGGACTCAGACAGTTGAACTTACTGGGAGCCCACTCACAATCTGACTCTCACTCATACATATGCATGCAAAAAGGGACACACAGACCTCCTACAAACACATGCCGGATTGAGCACTGCCCGCCCATCCTTTGTCTGGCACGCAGCAGGTTGGTCACGTGCTCGAGTCAGAGGGTGCCACCAGCCTCCATCAGTCACTTCATACCCATACATTTTAAGGGGTATTTATCAATGCCATCTGGTGGCACTACAATGCAACACGTGAGTGCGGAGACAATGAAATCACAGTTGTCAGACCAAATGCAGAAATTCTCAGCGGCCTCAGTACACTCGTGTGTCCTTTTATGGTGCACATGCTTGACCTGTCCCGACACTCGTTTTCGCCCCTGCCAAATGCTCAGTATGAGATGAGGTCATCTTTTTTCCGAGCCACGGCAGATTAGGGGATCAATCTACTGGGCATTCGCAAAGTCCAAGTATTTGTGGAGTTTGTTTCTTCCTctaggaaacacaacaaaccccTGGCAGTCTTGGCCGTACCATTCCCTTTGTGTATTGTTTGCAGCAACATACTGCTGACAGGCAATGTAGACGTGCCAGAGACTCATGTCGCTAGGTTTACTGACCTATTCAATAATAGCTGGGATGGAAAATGCAGATAATATAGTTGTGTCTATTCCTGGGTCGGCAATTAGTTTATGTAATAGGCCCATTTTAATATCTTGGGAAATCATCTAGTATGCCAGCCTTGATGAAAAGAATTGGGACTGAAGCAGATTGAACATGGTGAAACGTTtagttgttttaatgttgttttgccCTATTACTTGATGTATAAGTATAGTTTAAACTttactttttcatatttttgtatGTGCTCCAGTCCAGGAAAACTCTCATGTGAGCAGAATGGATCTTGTTGTATTTttcgctctctttctctatctcagATGACCTGACCAGTTCCAACATGGGATCCTCTGATGACTCAGAAAAAATGATCAAGCATTTAAAAGATGATGATCTTCGTGATGCTCAGGAGCTTGCTAACACTGAGCTTGCTaacactgagagacacaaatGCACGGAGCTAAAAGGTAACCTTTAATGTACCCTGTTAACAGACAGCAACCCATCAAATGCATGGAATTAATGCAGTTATATATTTTGCAGGTATCTCAGATGGAGagagtaaagaaaataaacaacgaGCGGATGAGTCGGCAAAACAGATAAAACCTCTCCAAGGTACTTTATCTGTGTTGTGTGAAGCCACCTTCTCTTGCTTGTAGTTTTATCTTTGGTGGCTTAATTGTGCTACTATCTTGTCCAcatgaaaatgtcaaacctACTAATTTAACTACTGTCCCTGGTACGGAACAGGCCAGCTGCCCCAGCTCCAGGATGAAATGGGCGTTCTCAGGGGGCAGATGGATGTTTCCTCTAGCTCACATGATGAGCTACAAAGTGCACGTGATGAGGTGAAGTCACTGAAACGTGCCCTGGAGTCAGCCACTGCTGAGAGGGACCGTGACGTCGCTGCTATCCAGACTAACTTGGCAACCACCACAAAGGATCTGGACAAGTGGCGCCAGACTGTCAGCAAATATGAGCATGAGATTGAAAACCTGCAGCGTGaccttcagcagcagagcaaGCAGTGGCAGAAAACTGCAGAGATACAAGGTgcaaatacacatatttatactaTTGTATGACTCTCACAATAAATGTAATTATGATGTTATTTAATTGACTCATACATAAATGAAAGATATCATTGAGGTTGGCAGTTTCATAGGTATTTCTTaatatctgttttatttctaGAATGAAGAGACTTACTTTCAAGCTCATCGGCACTAACCTGTTCAAGATAATTTATCTTTATGTTAAATAACAAAAGAGCATCTGCTCAAAGAATGCAACATTACATAAAACCCCTTTTTTTCACAGCCAGTGAGCTGCAGTCCATGCAGGATGAATTTGCTTCACTCAGGGCTGAGAAGGAGAAACTCTCCAAGTCTAGCCTGAAAGAGAAGACCAACCTACAGAGTGACTGTGCTGTACTGCGCTCTGAGAAAGAGGCAGAGCTGCATAAACAGCAGCAACTGGAGAAGGAACTTGCCAGGTCAGTGAGCAGTATAACCACAAATCCAGCTGCACCCTCCACATTTGTCTCTCATTTGCTTAACTCTGCTCCTTTGCTATACAGTATATCAAACACTTTGCGGTTTGTCATCTTCCACCTATTGAATTTGGTGTCGTTTTGTTTCTCACAGTTCCCGTGCTCAAAATGCTGAACTGAGCAACAGCCTCAAAGCCCTAGAGAGATCCCAGCAGGAGTTGGAGAAGAGGATGGTAGCCCTgcagctccagcaccagcagGATAGCACCAAGTGGCAAACCCAACTGGATGAGGCAGACAGTCGCAACAAGGCTCTGCAAAGAGAGGTATGTTCTCAAAATATAAAGACATCCACCTGAGTGAGCATCTCAGAATTACGTCCAAGAATCACACTGGTTAG
Proteins encoded in this window:
- the LOC128425338 gene encoding sarcolemmal membrane-associated protein isoform X2 codes for the protein MDKKESSDLLNNVSLIKDDLTSSNMGSSDDSEKMIKHLKDDDLRDAQELANTELANTERHKCTELKGISDGESKENKQRADESAKQIKPLQGQLPQLQDEMGVLRGQMDVSSSSHDELQSARDEVKSLKRALESATAERDRDVAAIQTNLATTTKDLDKWRQTVSKYEHEIENLQRDLQQQSKQWQKTAEIQASELQSMQDEFASLRAEKEKLSKSSLKEKTNLQSDCAVLRSEKEAELHKQQQLEKELASSRAQNAELSNSLKALERSQQELEKRMVALQLQHQQDSTKWQTQLDEADSRNKALQREHNETKTELSDLTEKYEKTEQENQSLTDELESCKANMKELQEKESKHDETKTELSDLMEKYEKTEQETQSLTDELESCKANMKELQEKESKHDETKTELSDLTEKYEKTEQENQSLTDELESCKANMKELQEKGSTKAWMIWGPAVAVALTAVTAAAIFRT
- the LOC128425338 gene encoding sarcolemmal membrane-associated protein isoform X1; protein product: MDKKESSDLLNNVSLIKDDLTSSNMGSSDDSEKMIKHLKDDDLRDAQELANTELANTERHKCTELKGISDGESKENKQRADESAKQIKPLQGQLPQLQDEMGVLRGQMDVSSSSHDELQSARDEVKSLKRALESATAERDRDVAAIQTNLATTTKDLDKWRQTVSKYEHEIENLQRDLQQQSKQWQKTAEIQASELQSMQDEFASLRAEKEKLSKSSLKEKTNLQSDCAVLRSEKEAELHKQQQLEKELASSRAQNAELSNSLKALERSQQELEKRMVALQLQHQQDSTKWQTQLDEADSRNKALQREHNETKTELSDLTEKYEKTEQENQSLTDELESCKANMKELQEKESKHDETKTELSDLMEKYEKTEQETQSLTDELESCKANMKELQEKESKHDETKTELSDLTEKYEKTEQENQSLTDELESCKANMKELQEKGSTTSLLLPAQAIVIGLFLALLYWCFGALW